A single window of Salvia splendens isolate huo1 chromosome 6, SspV2, whole genome shotgun sequence DNA harbors:
- the LOC121807067 gene encoding uncharacterized protein LOC121807067, which yields MSAVVCGKRSNIFEESPSSPPVTKRIRCSSSSSPGRTFSPPRAPASASNHISSIDHLVSLFPDMDRQFVEKALEESGDDLDLAIKRLNDLRLSVAASSSDLTQDIDTQFLARVVNDGGAASGQEPPVVNNLPVNGAEWVELLVREVLTAASVEDAKARLSQALEALEKSIYANATAEAAKSFLKENVVLKQQLEALLQENTILKRAVSIQHERQKEFEETGHELHQLKQLVSQYQEQLRTLEVNNYALTMHLKQAQQSGSLPGRFYPDVF from the exons ATGTCTGCCGTAGTGTGCGGAAAGAGATCGAACATCTTTGAGGAATCGCCGTCATCGCCGCCTGTCACCAAAAGGATCCGCTGCTCATCGTCGTCGTCGCCTGGCCGTACTTTTTCTCCGCCGAGGGCCCCCGCCTCCGCTTCTAATCATATCTCCTCCATCGATCATCTTGTCTCCCTCTTTCCTGATATGGACAGACAG TTTGTTGAAAAGGCCCTTGAAGAGTCTGGTGATGATTTGGATCTGGCTATCAAAAGATTAAATGATCTTCGATTGAGTGTTGCCGCAAGTTCATCAGATCTTACCCAGGATATTGACACTCAGTTTTTGGCTAGAG TGGTTAATGATGGAGGGGCCGCTTCAGGACAGGAACCACCTGTTGTAAACAATCTTCCTGTAAATGGAGCAGAGTGGGTGGAGCTATTGGTTAGAGAAGTCTTGACTGCAGCCAGTGTAGAGGATGCTAAGGCACGTTTGTCCCAAGCACTTGAGGCATTGGAGAAGTCTATTTATGCGAATGCTACTGCAGAGGCTGCAAAAAGCTTCCTGAAG GAGAACGTAGTGCTGAAGCAGCAACTAGAAGCACTCCTACAGGAAAATACTATTTTGAAGCGAGCAGTTTCTATACAACATGAACGACAGAAGGAATTTGAGGAAACTGGCCATGAGTTGCATCAGCTGAAGCAGCTAGTGTCTCAATACCAGGAGCAACTACGGACCCTCGAG GTCAACAATTATGCCCTTACAATGCATCTAAAGCAGGCCCAACAAAGCGGTTCACTCCCTGGACGTTTTTACCCGGATGTGTTTTAG